A portion of the Rhodococcus pseudokoreensis genome contains these proteins:
- a CDS encoding ribokinase, which yields MSAPRVAVVGSVNMDLLTATERLPGPGETILGSAFAATPGGKGANQAIAAARAGGAVTFIGAVGSDVFALDLRQALVDAEVDTRYLREVDGPSGIAAITVDAAGENSIVVIPGANSTVVDLTPAELAAIADADVLLCQLEIPLGTVVAAAAHAAAHGTVVMVNPSPAQPLPPELVELIDVLLVNQTEAAQLGAEVTGAVAHVVTTLGSSGADYAGRDGTVLHADSPAVEVVDTTGAGDAFAGALSVSWRGGPVTAVPFACTAGALATTRRGASTSSPTLAEIEAALPG from the coding sequence ATGTCCGCTCCCAGGGTCGCCGTGGTCGGCAGCGTCAACATGGATCTACTGACGGCGACCGAGCGGTTGCCCGGGCCCGGGGAGACGATCCTGGGCAGCGCCTTCGCCGCCACTCCCGGCGGCAAGGGCGCCAACCAGGCGATCGCCGCGGCACGGGCGGGCGGGGCCGTGACGTTCATCGGGGCGGTCGGCTCCGACGTGTTCGCCCTCGACCTGCGGCAGGCCCTCGTCGACGCCGAGGTCGACACCCGGTATCTGCGGGAGGTCGACGGGCCGAGCGGGATCGCGGCGATCACCGTCGACGCCGCCGGCGAGAACAGCATCGTCGTGATCCCGGGCGCCAACAGCACCGTGGTGGACCTGACGCCCGCCGAACTCGCGGCGATAGCGGACGCCGACGTCCTGCTCTGCCAACTCGAGATACCTCTGGGCACCGTGGTGGCCGCGGCGGCGCACGCCGCGGCCCACGGCACCGTCGTGATGGTGAATCCGTCACCGGCGCAGCCACTTCCGCCTGAGCTCGTGGAGCTGATCGACGTGCTGCTGGTGAACCAGACCGAGGCCGCGCAACTCGGCGCCGAGGTCACCGGCGCCGTCGCCCACGTCGTCACCACGCTGGGGTCGTCGGGTGCGGACTACGCGGGCCGCGACGGCACCGTGCTCCACGCGGACTCCCCGGCGGTCGAGGTGGTCGACACGACCGGCGCGGGCGACGCCTTCGCGGGCGCCCTCAGCGTGTCGTGGCGCGGCGGCCCCGTTACCGCCGTCCCGTTCGCGTGCACGGCGGGCGCACTCGCGACCACCCGCCGCGGCGCCTCCACGTCCTCACCCACCCTCGCCGAGATCGAGGCGGCACTTCCCGGCTGA
- the ectB gene encoding diaminobutyrate--2-oxoglutarate transaminase: protein MTNFDTNIFESLESEVRSYSRGWPAVFESASGSWIRDENGRDYLDFFAGAGSLNYGHNNPVLKSALVDYIVGDGITHGLDMSTVAKRDLLETFQDKILKPRGLDYKVQFPGPTGTNTVEAALKLARKVTGRSSIINFTNAFHGMTLGALSVTGNSMKRAGAGIPLVHATPMPFDNYFDGVTEDFHWFSRVLDDSGSGLNRPAAVIVETVQGEGGVNVARPEWLRALADLCAERDILLIVDDVQMGCGRTGPFFSFEIAGITPDIVCLSKSIGGYGLPMALTLFKRELDVWGPGEHNGTFRGNNPSFVTSKVALEHYWSDDTLHKSTLAKGEKIHQAFTELANQFEGSVSTRGRGLVQGLVFEEPEHAGKVCKLAFDEGLLAETSGPSDEVVKLLPALTITDEELNHGLAILADATGKVCS from the coding sequence ATGACTAATTTCGATACGAACATTTTCGAGAGCCTCGAGTCCGAGGTTCGCAGCTACAGCCGCGGCTGGCCCGCCGTCTTCGAGTCGGCGTCCGGATCGTGGATCCGCGACGAGAACGGCCGCGACTACCTCGACTTCTTCGCCGGCGCCGGTTCGCTGAACTACGGCCACAACAACCCGGTCCTGAAGTCGGCGCTCGTCGACTACATCGTCGGTGACGGCATCACGCACGGTCTCGACATGTCGACCGTGGCCAAACGCGACCTGCTCGAGACCTTCCAGGACAAGATCTTGAAACCGCGAGGTCTCGACTACAAGGTCCAGTTCCCCGGACCCACCGGCACCAACACGGTCGAGGCCGCCCTGAAACTGGCACGCAAGGTGACGGGTCGTTCGTCGATCATCAACTTCACCAACGCCTTCCACGGCATGACGCTCGGCGCCCTGTCGGTCACCGGTAACTCGATGAAACGTGCCGGCGCCGGAATCCCGTTGGTGCACGCCACCCCGATGCCGTTCGACAACTACTTCGACGGCGTCACCGAGGACTTCCACTGGTTCTCCCGGGTGCTCGACGATTCGGGCAGTGGCCTGAACCGTCCCGCCGCCGTGATCGTCGAGACGGTGCAGGGTGAGGGCGGCGTCAACGTCGCCCGCCCCGAGTGGCTGCGCGCCCTCGCGGACCTGTGCGCCGAGCGCGACATCCTGCTGATCGTCGACGACGTCCAGATGGGCTGTGGACGCACCGGGCCGTTCTTCTCCTTCGAGATCGCCGGCATCACCCCGGACATCGTCTGCCTGTCGAAGTCCATCGGCGGGTACGGCCTCCCGATGGCGCTGACCCTGTTCAAGCGTGAGCTGGACGTGTGGGGCCCGGGCGAGCACAACGGCACGTTCCGTGGCAACAACCCGTCGTTCGTCACGTCGAAGGTCGCCCTGGAGCACTACTGGTCCGACGACACCCTGCACAAGTCGACGCTGGCCAAGGGCGAGAAGATCCACCAGGCGTTCACCGAGCTGGCGAACCAGTTCGAGGGTTCCGTCTCGACCCGCGGCCGCGGCCTCGTCCAGGGCCTCGTGTTCGAGGAGCCGGAGCACGCGGGCAAGGTCTGCAAGCTCGCCTTCGACGAGGGACTGCTCGCGGAGACGTCCGGACCGTCCGACGAGGTGGTCAAGCTCCTGCCGGCGCTCACCATCACCGACGAGGAACTGAACCACGGCCTGGCCATTCTCGCCGACGCCACCGGCAAGGTCTGCAGCTAG
- the ectA gene encoding diaminobutyrate acetyltransferase codes for MTPVQKSAIPTTAPDAVLFRSPEITDGVRLWEIARNTEVLDLNSSYAYLLWCRDFSRSSVVAVVDERVVGFVSGFIRPESPATLFVWQVAVDADQRGKGIAGRLLSALLDRLAPEGITHLETTISPDNEASIALFTALARRRDTAINKQELFAPNDFPDGHEAEDLYTIG; via the coding sequence ATGACGCCTGTTCAGAAGAGTGCCATCCCGACCACCGCGCCGGACGCGGTGTTGTTCAGAAGTCCAGAGATCACTGACGGAGTCCGGCTCTGGGAGATCGCCAGGAACACGGAAGTGCTCGATCTCAATTCGAGCTACGCATACCTGTTGTGGTGTAGAGATTTCAGCCGATCGTCGGTCGTCGCAGTCGTCGACGAGCGCGTCGTGGGATTCGTATCGGGCTTCATCCGCCCAGAATCCCCTGCGACGCTGTTCGTCTGGCAGGTTGCCGTAGACGCCGACCAGCGCGGCAAGGGAATTGCAGGTCGCTTGCTGAGCGCACTGCTCGATCGGCTTGCACCCGAAGGGATTACCCATCTCGAAACGACGATCAGCCCCGACAACGAGGCTTCGATCGCGCTGTTCACAGCATTGGCGCGTCGCCGAGATACGGCGATCAACAAGCAGGAACTGTTCGCCCCCAACGATTTTCCCGATGGACACGAAGCCGAAGATCTGTACACCATCGGCTAA
- a CDS encoding D-isomer specific 2-hydroxyacid dehydrogenase family protein: MADDAAVPAIAIGPAPDPLLEDAVRRGGARVAPLESADALVWTTGPIGFPDPLPENIRWVQLNSAGVEEWFAAKVIRPDSTVLWTSAAGAFAATVAEHALTLLLAGVRALPEHLEAKTWRQQEFFSKVGTLRGTTVAIVGAGGIGRALIPMLAGVGADVIAVNRSGSPVPGAIETLPTTRLGEVWARADHFVIGAPATDATHHLVGAAEFAQMKPTAWVINVARGSLVHTNALVKALRDNTIGGAGLDVTDPEPLPDGHPLWNLPNVIITPHDSNPPAVRPPAFAEHVALNVTRFVAGENLTALIDPVVGY, encoded by the coding sequence ATGGCCGACGACGCTGCTGTTCCAGCTATAGCCATCGGACCCGCCCCGGACCCGCTCCTCGAGGATGCGGTGCGCCGGGGCGGTGCCCGTGTGGCACCCCTCGAGTCCGCGGACGCCCTGGTCTGGACCACGGGTCCGATCGGGTTCCCGGACCCGCTTCCCGAGAACATCCGCTGGGTGCAGTTGAACTCCGCGGGTGTCGAGGAGTGGTTCGCCGCGAAGGTGATCAGACCCGACTCCACCGTGCTGTGGACGTCGGCGGCCGGCGCGTTCGCCGCGACCGTCGCCGAGCACGCGCTGACACTGCTGCTGGCCGGGGTGCGGGCGCTGCCCGAGCACCTCGAGGCGAAGACCTGGCGCCAGCAGGAGTTCTTCTCGAAGGTCGGCACCCTGCGCGGCACCACGGTCGCGATCGTGGGGGCCGGCGGTATCGGCCGGGCACTGATCCCGATGCTCGCGGGTGTCGGCGCCGACGTGATCGCGGTGAATCGTTCCGGAAGCCCGGTGCCCGGCGCGATCGAGACGCTCCCCACCACCCGGCTGGGCGAGGTGTGGGCCCGTGCGGACCACTTCGTGATCGGGGCGCCCGCCACCGACGCCACCCATCACCTGGTCGGGGCGGCGGAATTCGCGCAGATGAAGCCGACCGCGTGGGTGATCAACGTCGCGCGCGGCTCACTCGTCCACACCAACGCCTTGGTGAAAGCGCTGCGGGACAACACGATCGGCGGAGCAGGACTCGACGTCACCGATCCCGAACCCCTCCCAGACGGCCACCCGCTGTGGAACCTGCCGAACGTGATCATCACCCCGCACGATTCCAACCCGCCTGCGGTCCGTCCCCCGGCGTTCGCCGAGCACGTGGCGCTGAACGTCACCCGCTTCGTCGCAGGTGAGAATCTCACCGCTCTGATCGATCCCGTCGTCGGGTACTGA
- a CDS encoding NAD-dependent protein deacetylase, which yields MFAPLIDVLGGRRLCVITGAGISTDSGIPDYRGPDSPPRNPMTYQQFTGDPDFRRHYWARNHLGWRHMDAARPNTGHRALAGLERAGVACAVVTQNVDLLHTKAGSRRVIDLHGTYAQVRCLTCNALISRATLADRLERANPGFAETVAAAQGVEIAPDADAVVTSTEHFRMVDCEACGGMLKPDIVYFGESVPKPRVAAAYDVVDEAEALLVAGSSLTVMSGLRFVRHAAKRGIPIAIVNRGATRGDEFATLTVHAGCSEALTALLDASSALPA from the coding sequence GTGTTCGCCCCACTGATCGACGTACTCGGGGGCCGGCGCCTGTGTGTGATCACCGGCGCCGGCATCTCGACGGATTCCGGGATCCCCGATTACCGCGGCCCGGATTCACCCCCGCGCAATCCCATGACGTATCAGCAGTTCACCGGTGACCCCGATTTCCGCCGCCACTACTGGGCACGGAACCACCTCGGCTGGCGGCACATGGACGCCGCCCGCCCCAACACCGGCCACCGCGCCCTCGCCGGGCTCGAACGGGCCGGGGTCGCGTGCGCGGTCGTCACCCAGAACGTCGACCTCCTGCACACCAAGGCCGGCAGTCGCCGGGTGATCGACCTGCACGGCACGTACGCCCAGGTCCGCTGCCTGACGTGCAACGCACTGATCTCCCGGGCGACGCTCGCCGACCGGCTCGAGCGCGCCAACCCGGGTTTCGCCGAAACCGTCGCCGCCGCACAGGGAGTGGAGATCGCACCGGACGCCGACGCGGTCGTCACCAGCACCGAGCATTTCCGGATGGTCGACTGCGAGGCGTGCGGAGGCATGCTCAAACCCGACATCGTGTACTTCGGCGAGTCCGTCCCGAAACCGCGGGTCGCGGCCGCCTACGACGTGGTCGACGAGGCCGAGGCACTGCTGGTGGCCGGTTCGTCCCTCACCGTCATGTCGGGACTGCGGTTCGTCCGGCACGCCGCCAAACGCGGAATCCCCATCGCGATCGTCAACCGCGGGGCGACGCGCGGCGACGAGTTCGCCACCCTCACCGTGCACGCCGGCTGCTCGGAAGCCCTCACCGCGCTGCTCGACGCGTCGTCCGCGCTGCCCGCCTGA
- the proB gene encoding glutamate 5-kinase, with protein sequence MSATRRTVASAGSIVVKIGSSALTSLVGGLDVGRLDALADAIEARMRAGSDVVVVSSGAVGAGLAPLGLTKRPRDLATKQAAASVGQLALAHAWGTSFARYGRTVGQVLLTADDIARRAQHRNAQRTLDRLRALHAVAIVNENDTVATAELRFGDNDRLAALVAHLVGADALVLLSDVDGLYDGDPRKGNATLIPEVNSPEDLDGVVAGSGGALGTGGMASKLSAARLAADAGVPVLLAAASDAGAALRDASVGTAFAARPSRLSARKFWVRHAADEQGILHIDEGAVRAVVTRRRSLLPAGITAVSGRFYGGDVVSLLGPEERPVARGVVAYDSAEINDILGKSTQELPAEMQRPVVHADDLVPL encoded by the coding sequence GTGAGCGCCACCCGGCGCACGGTAGCGTCGGCGGGCAGCATCGTCGTGAAGATCGGATCGTCGGCGCTGACCAGTCTGGTCGGCGGGCTCGACGTCGGTCGGCTCGACGCGCTGGCCGACGCGATCGAGGCACGGATGCGTGCCGGTTCCGACGTGGTGGTCGTGTCGTCCGGCGCGGTGGGCGCGGGTCTGGCCCCGTTGGGGCTGACCAAGCGGCCGCGGGACCTGGCGACGAAGCAGGCCGCCGCGAGCGTCGGCCAACTCGCGCTGGCCCACGCCTGGGGCACCTCGTTCGCCCGGTACGGGCGCACGGTGGGGCAGGTGCTGCTCACCGCGGACGACATCGCCCGCCGCGCGCAGCACCGCAACGCGCAGCGCACCCTCGACCGTCTGCGGGCCCTGCACGCGGTCGCGATCGTCAACGAGAACGACACCGTCGCTACGGCTGAGCTGCGATTCGGTGACAACGACCGGCTCGCGGCACTCGTCGCGCACCTGGTCGGCGCCGATGCACTCGTCCTGTTGTCGGATGTCGACGGGCTGTACGACGGCGATCCCCGTAAGGGGAATGCGACGCTGATCCCCGAGGTGAACAGCCCCGAGGATCTCGACGGGGTGGTCGCGGGGTCGGGCGGCGCCCTCGGCACCGGCGGGATGGCGTCCAAGCTGTCCGCAGCCCGCCTCGCGGCCGATGCCGGTGTTCCGGTGCTGCTCGCCGCCGCCTCGGACGCCGGGGCGGCGCTGCGGGACGCCAGTGTGGGGACCGCGTTCGCGGCCCGGCCGTCCCGGTTGTCGGCGCGCAAGTTCTGGGTGCGGCACGCCGCCGACGAGCAGGGGATTCTGCACATCGACGAGGGTGCGGTCCGGGCCGTCGTCACCCGGCGCCGGTCGCTGCTGCCCGCGGGCATCACGGCGGTGTCGGGACGGTTCTACGGCGGCGACGTCGTGTCACTCCTCGGCCCGGAGGAACGTCCCGTGGCCAGGGGAGTGGTGGCGTACGACTCGGCCGAGATCAACGACATCCTCGGCAAGTCGACCCAGGAACTGCCTGCCGAGATGCAGCGGCCCGTGGTCCACGCCGACGACCTGGTACCGCTCTAG
- a CDS encoding ectoine synthase — protein sequence MIVRTTAEITDTERDITSEDGNWRSKRIILGGDKVGFSFHETTIKAGSVNEFHYANHVEAVWLVEGTGKLIDLDNDKVYELGPGSMYLLNGHERHRVEPDTEMRMLCVFNPPVTGREVHDENGVYPLIEVPA from the coding sequence ATGATCGTTCGCACCACCGCAGAAATCACCGACACCGAGCGCGACATCACCAGCGAGGACGGCAACTGGCGCAGCAAGCGCATCATCCTCGGCGGCGACAAAGTGGGCTTCTCGTTCCACGAGACCACCATCAAAGCCGGTTCGGTCAACGAGTTCCACTACGCCAACCACGTCGAGGCTGTCTGGCTCGTCGAGGGAACCGGCAAGTTGATCGACCTCGACAACGACAAGGTCTACGAACTCGGCCCCGGTTCGATGTACCTGCTCAACGGTCACGAGCGTCACCGTGTCGAGCCCGACACGGAAATGCGCATGCTGTGCGTGTTCAACCCGCCCGTCACCGGCCGTGAGGTCCACGACGAGAACGGTGTCTACCCCTTGATCGAGGTTCCCGCGTAA
- a CDS encoding RecQ family ATP-dependent DNA helicase — protein MTTATEPALRDEAERLLRELAGEHATLRGDQWTAIEALVVGRRRALVVQRTGWGKSAVYFIAAKLLRAHGHGPTVIVSPLLALMRNQVASAERAGVRAATINSGNVTEWDDIHARVADNELDVLLVSPERLNNPDFRDQVLPSLAADAGLVVVDEAHCVSDWGHDFRPDYRRIRTLIAELGEGIPVLATTATANDRVVSDVSTQLGVGGAETLVLRGGLERESLHLSVVQIPEATARAAWLAQKLDSLPGSGIIYALTVSAARDLASLLSERGHTVAAYTGQTDAGERETLEQDLLGNRVKALVATSALGMGFDKPDLGFVVHLGAPSSPISYYQQVGRAGRSTDRAEVILLPGSEDKQIWSYFASVAFPREHVVRRVIEVLDTDRPQSTQALEPLVELGRTRLEMVLKVLDVDGAVRRVRGGWVGTGEPWTYDADRYERLERARESEQQAMIEYQRITTCRMAFLREQLDDPGLAAGTSDCGRCDNCTGERHDATVDAEAVQQTRARLERPGVDLAPRKQWPTGLAKLGVKLSGKISDGPEPGRVLGRLSDLGWGQRLRSLLDDPDGPAPDAVLKACIQVLASWDWAERPTAVMAVESATHPLLSASIAGQLATVGRLTDLGVLRLRPEHPPVSAANSAYRVAGLVDAWEAPGVPEGTGPVLLVDTLTDTGWTLTMAARTVRAAGAASVLPFALASLK, from the coding sequence ATGACGACCGCCACCGAACCCGCACTCCGTGACGAGGCCGAACGGCTGCTCCGCGAGCTGGCGGGCGAGCACGCCACCCTCCGCGGCGACCAGTGGACGGCGATCGAGGCGCTCGTCGTGGGCCGCAGACGGGCGCTGGTCGTGCAGCGGACGGGCTGGGGCAAGTCGGCGGTCTACTTCATCGCGGCGAAGCTGCTGCGGGCACACGGGCACGGTCCCACGGTCATCGTGTCGCCGCTCCTGGCGCTGATGCGGAACCAGGTGGCCTCCGCCGAGCGCGCCGGTGTGCGCGCCGCCACCATCAACTCCGGGAACGTCACCGAGTGGGACGACATCCACGCACGGGTCGCGGACAACGAACTCGACGTGCTGCTGGTCAGCCCCGAGCGTCTCAACAACCCCGACTTCCGCGACCAGGTCCTGCCCTCCCTCGCCGCCGACGCCGGCCTCGTCGTGGTCGACGAGGCGCACTGCGTGTCGGACTGGGGTCACGACTTCCGTCCCGACTACCGGCGGATCCGCACGCTGATCGCCGAGCTGGGCGAGGGCATCCCCGTGCTGGCCACCACGGCCACGGCGAACGACCGCGTCGTCTCCGACGTCTCCACACAGCTCGGGGTGGGCGGCGCGGAAACCCTCGTGCTGCGCGGCGGCCTCGAGCGCGAGTCGCTGCACCTGTCGGTCGTGCAGATTCCGGAGGCCACCGCCCGTGCCGCGTGGCTCGCCCAGAAGCTCGACAGCCTGCCCGGCTCGGGCATCATCTACGCGCTCACCGTGTCGGCGGCCCGGGATCTGGCGAGCCTGTTGTCCGAGCGGGGGCACACGGTCGCCGCATACACCGGGCAGACCGATGCCGGCGAGCGCGAGACCCTCGAGCAGGACCTGCTCGGCAACCGCGTGAAGGCGCTGGTGGCCACGTCCGCGCTCGGGATGGGGTTCGACAAGCCCGACCTGGGGTTCGTCGTGCACCTCGGTGCGCCGTCGTCGCCGATCTCCTACTACCAGCAGGTGGGGCGTGCGGGCCGGTCCACCGACCGCGCCGAGGTGATCCTGCTGCCCGGATCCGAGGACAAGCAGATCTGGAGCTATTTCGCGTCCGTCGCGTTCCCCCGCGAGCACGTGGTGCGCCGGGTGATCGAGGTCCTCGACACCGACCGGCCGCAGTCCACGCAGGCGCTCGAGCCACTCGTGGAGCTCGGCCGCACCCGGCTGGAGATGGTGCTGAAGGTCCTGGACGTGGACGGCGCGGTGCGCCGGGTGCGGGGCGGCTGGGTGGGCACCGGGGAGCCGTGGACGTACGACGCCGACCGGTACGAGCGTCTCGAGCGGGCCCGCGAATCCGAGCAGCAGGCGATGATCGAGTACCAGCGGATCACCACGTGCCGGATGGCGTTCCTGCGCGAGCAGCTCGACGACCCGGGTCTGGCGGCGGGCACGTCGGACTGCGGCCGGTGCGACAACTGCACCGGAGAGCGCCACGACGCGACTGTCGACGCCGAGGCGGTGCAACAGACCAGAGCGCGCCTCGAGCGCCCAGGCGTGGATCTGGCGCCCCGCAAACAGTGGCCCACGGGCCTCGCGAAGCTCGGCGTGAAGCTGTCCGGGAAGATCTCCGATGGTCCCGAGCCGGGTCGCGTGCTGGGCCGGCTGTCCGATCTGGGCTGGGGTCAGCGCCTGCGCTCCCTGCTCGACGACCCGGACGGACCGGCGCCCGACGCCGTCCTGAAGGCCTGCATCCAGGTGCTGGCGTCCTGGGACTGGGCCGAGCGGCCCACGGCCGTGATGGCGGTCGAATCAGCCACCCACCCGCTGCTGTCGGCGTCGATCGCGGGGCAACTCGCCACTGTGGGACGCCTCACCGACCTGGGAGTTCTGCGGCTGCGCCCTGAGCATCCGCCGGTGTCCGCGGCCAACTCCGCCTACCGGGTGGCCGGGCTCGTCGACGCCTGGGAGGCCCCGGGCGTTCCCGAGGGCACCGGACCGGTTCTGCTCGTCGACACCCTCACCGACACCGGCTGGACCCTCACGATGGCCGCCCGGACGGTCCGCGCGGCGGGTGCCGCGTCAGTCCTCCCCTTCGCGCTCGCGAGTCTCAAATAG
- the obgE gene encoding GTPase ObgE, with amino-acid sequence MSRFIDRVVLHVSAGKGGNGCASVHREKFKPLGGPDGGNGGRGGDVVLEVDGNVHTLLDFHFHPHAKATNGKQGMGSNRDGAQGDDLILKVPDGTVVLDKDGRILADLIGVGTRFEAAQGGRGGLGNAALSSKARKAPGFALLGEEGVERELVLELKSVADVGLVGFPSAGKSSLVSVLSAAKPKIADYPFTTLVPNLGVVSSGDTTFTVADVPGLIPGASDGRGLGLDFLRHLERCAVLAHVVDCATLDPGRDPISDIDALEAELAAYKGALSGDTGLGDLADRPRIVILNKADVPEAAELAEMVTPDLEARGWPIFTISAVSREGLRPLTFALAKLVADYREAHPKAEPKRQVIRPVIANENSFSVIADPEIPGGFIVRGTRPERWVRQTQFDNDEAVGYLADRLARLGVETELVKQGAEPGASVTIGNVSFDWEPQTPAGVDLTRTGRGTDPRLDQVERIGATERKHASRVRRGLEGLDPEDQ; translated from the coding sequence ATGTCCCGATTCATTGACCGCGTCGTGCTGCACGTCAGCGCCGGAAAAGGCGGCAATGGCTGCGCCTCCGTACACCGGGAGAAGTTCAAGCCGCTCGGCGGCCCGGACGGCGGCAACGGTGGGCGTGGCGGTGACGTCGTGCTCGAGGTGGACGGCAACGTCCACACCCTCCTCGACTTCCATTTCCACCCCCACGCGAAGGCCACCAACGGCAAGCAGGGGATGGGAAGCAACCGCGACGGCGCCCAGGGCGACGACCTGATCCTGAAGGTCCCCGACGGCACCGTCGTCCTCGACAAGGACGGCCGGATCCTCGCCGACCTCATCGGTGTCGGCACTCGCTTCGAGGCTGCCCAGGGCGGCCGCGGCGGGCTCGGTAACGCAGCCCTCTCCTCGAAGGCGCGCAAGGCGCCGGGCTTCGCCCTCCTCGGTGAGGAGGGCGTCGAGCGGGAACTGGTCCTCGAACTGAAGTCCGTGGCCGATGTCGGTCTGGTCGGATTTCCGTCGGCGGGCAAGTCCTCGCTCGTGTCCGTGCTGTCGGCGGCGAAGCCGAAGATCGCCGACTACCCGTTCACGACGCTCGTGCCGAACCTCGGCGTCGTGTCGAGCGGCGACACCACGTTCACCGTGGCCGACGTGCCCGGGCTGATCCCCGGCGCGAGCGACGGCCGCGGACTGGGACTGGACTTCCTGCGTCACCTCGAGCGGTGCGCCGTGCTGGCCCACGTCGTCGACTGCGCGACGCTGGACCCGGGCCGCGACCCGATCTCCGATATCGATGCACTCGAGGCGGAACTCGCCGCGTACAAGGGCGCGCTGTCCGGCGACACCGGCCTCGGTGACCTCGCGGACCGCCCCCGCATCGTGATCCTGAACAAGGCGGACGTTCCGGAGGCGGCCGAGCTTGCCGAGATGGTGACCCCCGACCTCGAGGCCCGCGGATGGCCGATCTTCACGATCTCGGCTGTCAGCCGAGAGGGGTTGCGCCCGTTGACGTTCGCGCTGGCGAAGCTGGTCGCGGACTACCGTGAGGCGCACCCGAAGGCCGAGCCGAAGCGTCAGGTGATCCGCCCGGTGATCGCCAACGAGAACAGCTTCAGCGTCATCGCCGATCCCGAGATCCCCGGTGGGTTCATCGTCCGCGGCACGCGGCCGGAGCGCTGGGTGCGGCAGACGCAGTTCGACAACGACGAGGCCGTGGGCTACCTCGCGGACCGTCTCGCGCGGCTCGGTGTGGAAACCGAACTCGTCAAGCAGGGTGCGGAGCCCGGCGCGTCCGTCACGATCGGCAACGTGAGCTTCGACTGGGAACCGCAGACCCCCGCCGGTGTCGATCTCACCCGCACCGGCCGCGGCACCGACCCGCGTCTGGATCAGGTGGAGCGCATCGGCGCGACCGAACGCAAGCATGCATCCAGGGTCCGTCGCGGTCTCGAAGGCCTCGACCCCGAAGACCAGTGA